A genomic region of Desulfosarcina ovata subsp. ovata contains the following coding sequences:
- a CDS encoding helix-turn-helix domain-containing protein yields MRRINVKPNGGDSALLASGASNFSPEELDIDDSDCHPTLCCENIRVRSGVRLMLANYSQGRQIHMDYEIDKAPISFSYTLCERIRCTMHNGLGPPTVAERVPGDGVLAYLPQTNGTIDIFPDRRVVGISLHFSVSAFKTLFPSLPWCLQHLDKSPGGSSTAKPVFQQSRFGTDTFQVIKQILQCPYTGEIRRLFFEAKALELVALKMAEWRQRESAAPSALRSRDIDRIHEAYYILLTRLDHPPSLVDLSRIVGLNRNKLNHGFKVLYGDTAFNLLRNARLSKALSLLNDSDLSLSEIAFTVGYNSQANFTTAFRKHYGTPPNTFRR; encoded by the coding sequence ATGCGACGCATCAATGTCAAGCCCAATGGAGGAGATTCAGCACTGCTGGCTTCGGGAGCAAGCAACTTTTCACCGGAAGAGCTGGATATCGACGACAGTGATTGCCATCCAACCCTGTGTTGCGAGAATATCCGCGTCAGGTCAGGTGTCCGGTTGATGCTTGCCAATTATTCTCAGGGGCGGCAAATCCATATGGATTATGAGATAGACAAGGCTCCGATCAGTTTCAGTTATACCCTTTGCGAGCGAATTCGTTGCACCATGCACAATGGCTTAGGGCCTCCGACAGTGGCAGAACGCGTCCCCGGAGACGGAGTCCTGGCCTATCTACCGCAGACGAACGGAACCATTGATATCTTCCCCGATCGGCGGGTTGTGGGTATTTCACTGCATTTCAGCGTATCAGCCTTTAAAACGTTGTTTCCTTCCCTGCCGTGGTGCCTCCAACACTTGGATAAAAGCCCTGGTGGTTCATCAACAGCCAAGCCGGTTTTCCAGCAGTCCCGTTTCGGTACCGATACCTTTCAGGTTATCAAGCAGATTCTCCAATGCCCCTATACGGGAGAGATTCGCAGGCTTTTTTTCGAGGCCAAAGCCCTCGAACTGGTGGCGCTTAAAATGGCGGAATGGCGACAACGGGAAAGCGCTGCGCCATCGGCCTTGAGGAGCCGGGATATCGACCGAATCCATGAGGCATATTATATCCTGTTGACCCGGCTCGATCATCCACCCAGTCTGGTCGATTTGAGCCGCATCGTGGGACTCAACCGCAACAAACTCAACCACGGTTTCAAAGTTCTGTATGGAGATACCGCATTCAACCTGCTGCGCAACGCGAGGCTCTCCAAGGCCCTGTCATTGCTCAACGATTCAGACCTGAGCCTGTCGGAAATCGCGTTTACCGTGGGTTACAACAGCCAGGCCAATTTCACCACCGCTTTTCGCAAACATTACGGTACGCCCCCGAATACCTTCCGCCGGTAA
- a CDS encoding class I SAM-dependent methyltransferase gives MSPEHRNDCHRKYNGGKGHNGRGPSSAWLHEPKMVLGHLPLKAGHVFVDLGCGAGDYTVEAAKIVGPGGKVYAFDKWQHLIDSLAKVAKSLELSNIVALKADICAPLPILDSSVDVVFIATVLHIFNLRKMGPSIFSEVFRMLKPGGCLAIVECKKEEQSFGPPKHMRNAPDEVEAVVVSCGFRKIGYIDLGYNYMIQFASAKKNTKGERHDDTTALPRI, from the coding sequence ATGAGTCCTGAACATAGAAACGATTGCCATCGTAAGTATAACGGCGGAAAAGGGCACAATGGGCGCGGCCCCAGTAGCGCATGGTTGCACGAGCCCAAAATGGTATTGGGGCACTTGCCGCTAAAAGCTGGACACGTTTTCGTCGATTTGGGCTGTGGTGCCGGCGATTACACTGTCGAGGCGGCGAAGATTGTCGGTCCCGGCGGTAAAGTGTATGCCTTCGACAAATGGCAACATCTGATCGACAGCCTGGCGAAAGTCGCAAAATCCCTGGAGCTGAGCAATATTGTGGCCCTGAAAGCTGATATTTGCGCCCCATTACCGATTCTGGACAGCAGTGTGGATGTCGTATTTATTGCCACGGTGCTTCATATTTTCAATTTAAGAAAAATGGGGCCATCCATTTTTTCCGAAGTATTCAGAATGCTCAAACCCGGAGGTTGTCTGGCTATTGTCGAGTGTAAAAAAGAGGAGCAGTCTTTCGGACCGCCCAAGCACATGAGAAATGCTCCCGATGAGGTTGAAGCGGTGGTGGTCTCTTGTGGCTTCAGAAAGATCGGCTACATTGATTTGGGATACAATTACATGATTCAGTTTGCTTCTGCTAAAAAAAATACGAAAGGAGAAAGACATGACGACACCACAGCATTGCCCCGGATTTGA
- a CDS encoding efflux RND transporter permease subunit, protein MKTLKTTLIDFSINHYRLATLVMVLFTVSMSLFFPWIQVDTDPENMIPKNDPQRVFHNLSKKEFMLSETVVVGVVNEHDPDGVFNPETLRHVHELTQFAKTLRWPDESNPGNVSGVIEVDMVGPSLVDHMHQGGPGEIRFEWLMSKPPETREAARTIRDKAYSNPMLKGRMFSEDGKVICIYLPLTDKHLSYRINEELSKKIDSLGGKETYHIAGVPVAEVAIGVEMFSQMGIGTPMAMAVIFALLGLFFRKWRLVILPMIIAMFSVLSTMGLMIALGFQVHILSSMIPIFLMCIGTVCAIHILSEFFDVYTDEKGRKETIRAVMDELYVPILYTSLTTAAGFASLVFAPIPPAQIFGAFLSTGVMIAWLYTVIFVPAYIMMIPKRKLINFGMSAMQKEKEGLLTKVLRATGRMTFNHPKGLLGVFVILLGVAIWGTTQIHVNDNYAKRFVDTHPIRKADIALNRHLEGTYTAYLILQSPKADSFTPDMIERFSSGLMKYAESIQTEFNNAPALARGIVRYASEQAGHIQSKKDFLDTMAKEVDRRAQTASDEDFYAYDELHTTIGVEKEKLKAFKRPEMLAYMAGLQKHMEATGLVGKTTSVVDVVRKINQEMIDGKPENYRIPDTLQGIAECYLQFQQGHRPGDLWHMVTPDFMQANLWMQLKSGDSSAMKSAVEAVDAYIEENPAPFNVTHRWAGLHYINLVLQEKLTPAMLRSFIGSFAVVFVMMVFLFRSLRWGLLCMVPLTITILTIYGIIGISGKDYDLPVAVLGVLALGMAVDFAIHFLQRGRVYHNTTGSWEQTNGHLFGEPARAISRNVLVIAIGFLPLLIGPIVPYKTMGIMLFAIMTLSGIVTLLVLPSTLTAFENWFFKKPETKAASTAVLDTSHK, encoded by the coding sequence ATGAAAACGCTAAAAACCACATTAATTGATTTCTCAATCAATCATTATCGACTGGCGACGCTGGTCATGGTTTTGTTCACCGTTTCGATGAGTCTTTTTTTCCCATGGATTCAGGTGGACACGGATCCCGAAAACATGATTCCCAAAAACGATCCGCAGCGTGTGTTTCACAATTTGTCCAAAAAAGAATTTATGCTCAGTGAAACCGTTGTGGTCGGTGTTGTCAACGAGCACGACCCCGACGGAGTTTTCAACCCGGAAACCTTGCGGCATGTCCACGAACTAACCCAATTTGCCAAAACCCTCCGCTGGCCGGATGAAAGCAATCCCGGTAACGTCTCCGGTGTTATCGAGGTGGATATGGTCGGACCGTCATTGGTTGATCACATGCACCAGGGCGGGCCCGGAGAAATCAGATTCGAATGGCTCATGTCCAAGCCACCGGAAACCAGGGAGGCCGCCCGGACCATTCGGGACAAGGCCTATTCCAATCCCATGCTTAAAGGGCGGATGTTTTCCGAAGACGGCAAGGTGATCTGTATTTACCTGCCCCTGACCGACAAGCACTTGAGTTACCGCATCAATGAAGAACTAAGCAAGAAGATCGATTCGTTGGGCGGGAAGGAAACCTATCATATCGCCGGGGTGCCGGTGGCGGAAGTCGCCATCGGCGTGGAGATGTTTTCCCAGATGGGCATTGGCACGCCGATGGCTATGGCGGTTATTTTCGCCTTGCTGGGACTGTTTTTCCGGAAATGGCGGTTGGTCATCCTCCCCATGATCATCGCTATGTTTTCGGTTCTGTCCACCATGGGGCTGATGATCGCCCTCGGCTTTCAGGTTCACATCTTAAGTTCGATGATTCCGATTTTCTTAATGTGTATCGGCACGGTCTGCGCCATTCATATTTTGTCGGAATTCTTCGATGTCTACACCGATGAAAAGGGGCGTAAAGAGACGATACGTGCCGTGATGGACGAGCTGTACGTGCCGATTCTCTATACCTCGTTGACCACCGCGGCCGGCTTCGCTTCCCTGGTTTTTGCGCCCATTCCACCGGCCCAAATCTTCGGTGCTTTTCTCAGCACCGGGGTCATGATCGCCTGGCTGTATACGGTTATTTTTGTGCCGGCCTATATCATGATGATTCCCAAACGCAAGTTGATCAATTTCGGTATGTCCGCCATGCAAAAAGAAAAGGAAGGCCTGTTGACCAAAGTACTGCGGGCCACCGGCCGGATGACGTTTAATCATCCCAAGGGACTTTTGGGTGTGTTCGTCATCCTGCTGGGCGTGGCCATTTGGGGAACCACGCAAATCCATGTCAATGACAACTATGCCAAGCGGTTCGTCGACACCCATCCCATTCGCAAGGCCGATATTGCCCTGAACCGTCATTTGGAAGGCACCTATACGGCCTATCTGATATTGCAGTCACCCAAAGCGGACAGTTTTACTCCCGATATGATCGAAAGGTTCTCCTCGGGCCTGATGAAATATGCCGAAAGCATTCAAACGGAATTCAACAATGCACCCGCCCTGGCCAGAGGGATCGTTCGGTATGCATCGGAACAGGCCGGTCATATCCAATCCAAAAAGGATTTCCTGGACACCATGGCAAAGGAGGTGGACCGACGCGCTCAAACGGCTTCCGATGAGGATTTTTATGCCTACGACGAGCTTCACACAACCATCGGTGTGGAAAAAGAAAAATTGAAGGCCTTCAAGCGTCCAGAGATGCTGGCCTACATGGCCGGACTGCAAAAACATATGGAGGCAACCGGGCTGGTGGGGAAAACCACTTCCGTGGTGGATGTGGTGCGCAAAATCAATCAAGAGATGATTGACGGCAAGCCGGAGAACTACCGTATCCCGGATACGCTGCAGGGCATCGCCGAATGTTACTTGCAATTCCAGCAGGGGCATCGGCCTGGTGACCTGTGGCACATGGTTACGCCGGACTTCATGCAGGCCAATCTTTGGATGCAATTGAAAAGCGGGGACAGCAGCGCCATGAAATCTGCTGTCGAGGCAGTCGATGCCTATATAGAAGAAAATCCCGCGCCGTTCAACGTAACCCATCGTTGGGCCGGGCTGCATTATATCAACCTGGTGCTGCAGGAGAAGCTGACTCCCGCCATGCTGCGCTCATTTATCGGAAGCTTTGCCGTGGTTTTCGTCATGATGGTTTTTTTGTTCCGTTCATTACGCTGGGGCCTGCTTTGCATGGTGCCGCTGACCATCACGATCTTGACAATTTACGGCATTATCGGCATCTCCGGTAAGGATTACGATTTGCCGGTTGCCGTCCTGGGAGTCCTGGCACTGGGCATGGCGGTGGATTTTGCCATCCATTTCTTGCAGCGCGGGCGCGTTTACCACAACACCACCGGTTCGTGGGAACAAACCAATGGGCACCTGTTCGGCGAACCGGCCCGGGCAATCAGCCGTAACGTGCTGGTCATCGCCATCGGTTTTCTGCCGCTTTTGATCGGGCCGATTGTCCCTTATAAAACCATGGGCATCATGCTGTTCGCCATCATGACCCTTTCCGGGATCGTTACCCTGCTGGTTCTCCCGTCAACCTTGACGGCCTTTGAAAATTGGTTTTTTAAAAAACCGGAAACGAAAGCGGCTAGTACTGCCGTCCTCGATACTTCTCATAAATAA
- the tsaA gene encoding tRNA (N6-threonylcarbamoyladenosine(37)-N6)-methyltransferase TrmO, which yields MSTFKETTGKNTGSPDETMFSPEIRPVGIIRNEIEKPFLVAGDEGLDMHKSLEKVREEVRKLDQRISTIIVAADWGDALKGIEAYSHLLVLYWAHKVNEQGRALKRVHPMGRKEIPEVGLFCTCSPARPNPVLACVVRLRERKGNILKVSGLDAIDGSPVIDIKPYVNSWYPREAVSMPEWMRRLMEEVNQHDRLEQNPRASFIEAMEERDLRRCLVKTAEIHGHYCPGSALGIMASMYGFSLLGDAVTCSDGLENLMAIVEINACFADGVQAVSGCTLGNNALIYRDLGKHAVTLAIRGDDMGVRVCARPDFREVIGRLVPAFYPLMEKVIKNRVHTKEDEKRFKDTAREAAFTLIKQDFENVFSAERVRVDLPGYAPIVDSIICRKCGEQLMATKAAPNGTCLTCAEKPYFQVEGGGIVPKNG from the coding sequence ATGAGCACATTTAAAGAAACTACCGGAAAAAACACCGGTTCTCCGGACGAAACCATGTTTTCTCCGGAAATTCGCCCCGTGGGAATCATCAGGAACGAGATCGAAAAGCCGTTTCTGGTTGCCGGAGACGAAGGCCTCGACATGCATAAAAGCTTGGAGAAGGTGCGCGAAGAAGTACGCAAATTGGACCAACGCATATCAACCATTATTGTCGCTGCAGACTGGGGCGATGCACTCAAGGGCATCGAAGCGTACTCCCATCTTCTCGTCTTGTACTGGGCGCATAAAGTGAACGAGCAAGGACGCGCCCTGAAACGGGTGCACCCCATGGGCAGAAAAGAAATCCCCGAGGTCGGTCTTTTTTGCACTTGCAGCCCGGCCCGGCCCAATCCGGTGCTTGCCTGCGTCGTTCGGCTACGCGAAAGAAAGGGCAATATCCTCAAGGTTTCCGGTCTCGACGCAATCGACGGAAGCCCGGTGATCGATATCAAGCCCTATGTAAACAGTTGGTATCCACGGGAAGCGGTGTCGATGCCCGAATGGATGCGGCGACTCATGGAAGAAGTCAACCAGCATGATCGCCTGGAACAAAATCCCAGGGCGAGTTTCATTGAGGCCATGGAAGAACGGGATCTGAGGCGCTGCCTGGTAAAAACGGCAGAGATCCACGGCCATTATTGTCCGGGCAGCGCGCTTGGCATCATGGCGTCCATGTATGGGTTCAGCCTGCTCGGCGATGCCGTGACGTGTTCCGATGGATTGGAAAATCTCATGGCCATCGTTGAAATCAATGCCTGCTTTGCCGATGGCGTGCAGGCGGTATCGGGGTGTACCCTGGGCAACAATGCATTGATCTATCGCGATCTGGGCAAGCATGCCGTGACCTTGGCCATCAGAGGAGACGATATGGGCGTGCGTGTTTGTGCCCGCCCCGATTTTCGTGAAGTCATCGGGCGCCTGGTTCCGGCGTTCTATCCGCTCATGGAGAAGGTGATCAAGAACAGGGTTCATACCAAAGAAGATGAGAAACGATTCAAGGATACAGCCCGGGAAGCCGCCTTTACCCTCATCAAACAGGATTTTGAGAATGTTTTTTCAGCCGAGAGGGTTCGCGTTGATTTGCCCGGGTACGCGCCGATTGTTGACAGCATTATCTGCCGAAAATGCGGCGAACAGCTCATGGCGACAAAAGCCGCACCAAACGGAACATGCCTGACCTGCGCGGAAAAACCATATTTTCAGGTCGAAGGCGGGGGGATTGTTCCCAAAAACGGTTAG
- a CDS encoding outer membrane lipoprotein-sorting protein, with translation MKRCFLIPLAGLLLATSSAMAQTATPTSDEIIHKANHMALYQGADTKSKVSLTITDKQGRMRKRAFRSLRKNDDNLDRNQKYYTFFQAPADVRKMTFMVHKHADLEEDDDRWLYMPSLDLVKRIAASDKRTSFVGSDFLYEDISGRSPKDDFHELVGTTEEYYVIKNTPKKPDTVEFAHYIAHIDKKNFLPMKIEFFKNDGRAYRVIESLQVDAIKAKQNGRPVIYPTVTISVAKNLESGSTTKMTVSDVRYNVGIRDDIFSERYLRRPPRDVMR, from the coding sequence ATGAAACGATGTTTTTTAATTCCATTGGCAGGGTTGTTGTTGGCCACCAGTTCGGCCATGGCGCAAACGGCAACGCCGACATCCGATGAAATCATCCATAAAGCCAACCACATGGCCCTTTACCAGGGTGCGGACACCAAATCGAAGGTGTCTTTGACGATCACTGACAAACAGGGGCGAATGCGCAAAAGAGCATTCCGCAGTCTTCGTAAAAACGATGACAACCTGGATCGGAATCAGAAGTACTACACGTTTTTTCAGGCACCTGCCGACGTACGCAAAATGACGTTCATGGTGCATAAGCATGCCGATCTCGAAGAGGACGACGATCGGTGGCTCTATATGCCGAGTCTGGATCTGGTCAAACGGATTGCCGCAAGCGATAAACGGACAAGTTTTGTGGGCTCGGACTTTCTATACGAAGATATTTCCGGTCGCAGCCCAAAAGACGATTTCCATGAACTGGTAGGGACCACCGAGGAATATTATGTGATTAAAAATACGCCGAAAAAACCCGACACTGTGGAGTTTGCCCACTACATCGCCCATATCGACAAAAAGAATTTTTTGCCGATGAAAATCGAATTTTTTAAGAATGACGGCCGGGCTTACCGGGTGATCGAATCGTTGCAGGTGGATGCCATTAAAGCCAAGCAAAACGGCCGGCCGGTCATCTATCCGACCGTCACCATTTCCGTGGCCAAAAATCTGGAAAGTGGAAGTACGACGAAAATGACCGTTTCCGATGTTCGCTACAATGTCGGCATCCGCGACGATATTTTTTCCGAACGTTACCTGAGAAGACCGCCAAGGGATGTCATGCGATGA